One region of Solanum pennellii chromosome 6, SPENNV200 genomic DNA includes:
- the LOC107021252 gene encoding protein Asterix, with the protein MSSPANDPRQPSTAKPYKPSPVAPQDLPIDYSGFIAVICGVFGAMFRYKICSWLAIIFSAQSLANMRNMENDLKQISMAMMFGIMGLMTNYLGVGPRGSKKT; encoded by the exons ATGTCGTCACCAGCGAACGATCCACGGCAACCGTCGACGGCAAAGCCGTACAAGCCTTCGCCGGTCGCTCCACAAGATCTTCCTATAGATTACTCCGGCTTCATAGCCGTCATCTGCGGCGTCTTTGGTGCCATGTTTAGA TACAAGATTTGCTCGTGGCTTGCTATTATATTCAGTGCTCAATCCCTTGCTAACATGAGGAATATGGAaaatgatcttaagcagatctcAATGGCCATGAT GTTTGGTATTATGGGTCTCATGACAAACTACTTGGGTGTTGGTCCCCGGGGAAGCAAGAAAACTTGA
- the LOC107021317 gene encoding uncharacterized protein LOC107021317 isoform X1 produces the protein MESKVLPITPAPFPSLSAFPVSSDEATNWNIQSPAAKSPAPPTTPSTPSSFQDIRRWRPAAQRNLRNQWSKLSSLRTQWLSLSSTARSHATYVVNSYLSQRMTSIGVWCRYMDAMELGVLTEMPDIRIKARRKLFKQQEANRSKLLSSYKDMVAVVTQMVNVSKSMRCYLKGASGTSLTEFSCFPGNLNDTGDCDGIPVFTFWSIFDFEKLAEELVQMFVSETNLKRLLVMELCSIGSENFSQVDRLKWSDHFYVGEFDDLRICDSNSNEVLKQLEPKVESCNSQSTTMQSNSQLERNVLQVYLTTWLAEVNVDRFRIGELLAMVGEEMHVTIS, from the exons ATGGAGTCCAAAGTCCTCCCAATTACTCCGGCGCCGTTTCCGTCACTTTCTGCCTTTCCGGTTTCTTCCGATGAAGCCACGAACTGGAATATTCAAAGTCCGGCTGCAAAATCGCCGGCGCCACCAACAACGCCATCGACGCCGTCATCCTTTCAAGATATACGGCGATGGAGACCGGCGGCGCAACGAAACCTGAGAAACCAGTGGTCGAAGTTGTCTTCTCTTCGAACGCAATGGCTTTCTTTATCCTCCACTGCTCGATCACACGCCACTTATGTTGTAAATTCTTATCTCTCCCAAAG AATGACATCCATTGGAGTTTGGTGCAGATATATGGATGCAATGGAGTTAGGTGTATTGACAGAGATGCCTGATATACGTATAAAAGCACGTAGGAAATTGTTCAAGCAGCAG GAGGCTAATAGGAGTAAGCTCTTGTCATCTTACAAAGATATG GTTGCTGTTGTAACTCAGATGGTCAATGTTTCTAAATCAATGAGGTGTTATCTCAAAGGAGCAAGTGGCACCTCACTTACTGAGTTTTCTTGCTTCCCTGGAAACCTGAATGACACTGGTGATTGTGATGGGATTCCTGTTTTCACCTTTTGGTCAATCTTTGATTTCG AGAAACTGGCAGAGGAGCTGGTCCAGATGTTTGTGTCAGAAACAAATCTAAAG CGGTTGCTAGTGATGGAACTATGCTCCATTGGTTCCGAGAATTTTTCACAAGTTGACAGGCTGAAATGGAGTGATCATTTCTATGTTGGAGAGTTTGATGATCTACGCATATGTGATTCAAACTCAAACGAGGTTCTTAAGCAACTCGAGCCCAAGGTAGAGAGCTGCAATTCTCAGTCTACCACCATGCAATCAAATAGTCAACTTGAGAGGAACGTTCTCCAG GTTTACTTAACAACCTGGCTCGCAGAGGTCAATGTCGATAGATTCAG GATAGGTGAATTACTTGCTATGGTAGGTGAGGAGATGCATGTTACCATATCATGA
- the LOC107023220 gene encoding uncharacterized protein LOC107023220: protein MPGNEVKDRVHNFFAQDSMSQEHHSPVVDGNLPALSNNLGVGSQRQTGGLSSNAYNLQISDTTRGNSSYPYNGQRGLDSAQSTQWAEFARGQQPNSNGIMYGNQYYQTRQDESSFSAVNTGSNQCNLASGGSFFHELQRGAGLQQQARGLVRSEPSGSPVSLDLFGGQQMNGQQSNMLQSLQRQQSRLNEMQQLQQQAMFMKMQELQRQQQVDAGPQNLVNQVPPVPKVASSNHSPASINGTSYSGAVNFALATEVGNTNWLQHGSPVLQGSANGFNPTNYEQAQHLMGLIPQNIDQSLYGIPVANSRGSLSQLPLVGTKKPTVQPMPTFTGSFPANECAELSGQVSGQDGTSIHRLTLQGESLFGHTVSQALSNAVNTENLQQANNVQEGSAFQDFCSRLDVTIHTETSQEKVATQASSQRNEVGLDPTEERILFGSDSSIWGSFSKSPNRNEEGVNLFDSAGLLTGSPSIQGGTWSALMQSAVAETSSSDIGLQEECSGLNFHSAEIPSGNQNLMYNSGTHKSSSAENKLPLAPSLNSFSVRPSDSIIMNNGFHNVQGHRFPYEQGQNLQANSQRPVQSSHGGSKWPDFGPLQTSVAESSQILSNTSHPLDTEMISGRGSRSLTPEHGGARQPWMKSASLGVLGSAVPSGGAAFSMLSENLSKRLQDKNQMKCIQDKVFHGGMTLKSNSHSNSAVDMEHVGSSMASPRGNSEVFSSYHSATAPNSSTMKCSSPCVDGNEFTVHEVENSDKKDNSNDSSHSNLLPHSSAGGVTENALSDASASRCLMGKQKLSDQGGQKNSWPPKFQYHPLGNSSNLDDDADPSRSMEQSTHSQSIMQHNPQHGQSKVFGQVPHSLAELEKGQLSDVLMDDKGSSEVHCQSSFLGGGSNIPGPLNRSLDSHSPNKAAESSPNMLQLIQKVDQSRECGSRAELGHSEKKASSRMPEAAENSDESVGHHLRSQSASSQGYGLQLGPPSRRASVRNHSLTSQRPIQAFSSSHYSHATVDTGEKNQGPMHPPHQAQSVLSPSDPSQEGLKNIGFGIAGSTNNVTSMYAMPGNLSPAFDSHSGFPYRGGQLKIPNVARTTAQLPTNQSLSVSFDKHASSHTEKGDSCRGSANGQSVEADKLQDKPILSAGKSQLSNTNRTVESIFTNQVTSQEPVLVSQALVSGIGQQGTYSKMSSGIWGTFPPPQQAFGSQYSKDSSHIFQSHQMNIVESSLSAPGGQSDQYLNRGNFASQIGTSSVNSLVSSEGEEQRPKESHSQQISVTNVDHIQKMNDSQGREPFIKYILGGSAANAASMQRDIEAFGRTLKPNLSNQNYSLLNQVQAIKHVEVDPSNRDFKRMKVADSSTGAPQVSSGDTEMLGVSVPEDLQRSISSQQGRKMSPHDVLAVHQVDSQSSGHSNDTNSVTLEQTQNGSQLEPSWLNQCRTLKNGQMLHTYDARRAAAMKTVEQPLTLGKSSSSLHALNSMVQIVPATSERSTIGNIEPNSVPSSAAIDHCSSPTLPVNFDHQHLISKPMKRKRATSENTPWHKEVLADSRSSQTISLAEREWARAANRLTEKVIEGIGFNEEGAPGVKAKRRAILTTQLMQQLLPSPPAVILSAEANSEYESVGYSISRSSLGDACSMLSCSNADRNMSCDDKELLPKGCITSQRINKHDFAKTLEELQGRARRLESDFMRLDKRASVLDVTVDGQDQEKFGVINRYARFLGRGQYDGIPQRYVTALPIPKDLPSGVHCLSL, encoded by the exons ATGCCTGGTAATGAAGTCAAAGATAGGGTTCACAACTTTTTTGCACAAGACAGTATGTCACAAGAACACCATTCCCCTGTAGTGGATGGGAATTTGCCAGCTCTAAGCAACAATTTGGGGGTTGGAAGCCAGAGGCAGACAGGTGGACTGAGTTCGAACGCATACAACTTACAGATCTCTG ATACTACTAGAGGAAATAGCAGTTATCCATATAATGGGCAGCGTGGCTTGGATTCTGCACAATCAACTCAATGGGCTGAGTTTGCTAGAGGTCAGCAGCCAAACTCGAACGGAATCATGTATGGTAATCAGTACTACCAGACAAGGCAGGATGAATCAAGTTTTTCGGCCGTGAATACAGGTTCTAATCAATGTAATCTAGCCTCAGGAGGCTCATTTTTTCATGAATTGCAGCGAGGGGCGGGTCTTCAGCAGCAGGCAAGAGGACTAGTTAGGTCAGAACCTTCTGGAAGTCCTGTTAGTTTGGATCTTTTTGGTGGTCAGCAAATGAACGGTCAGCAATCAAACATGCTGCAATCTTTGCAACGACAGCAGTCTAGGCTAAACGAAATGCAGCAACTGCAACAGCAAGCCATGTTCATGAAGATGCAAGAACTTCAGAGGCAACAGCAAGTAGATGCCGGTCCACAAAATCTAGTGAATCAGGTTCCCCCTGTTCCTAAGGTGGCATCTAGTAACCATTCTCCTGCTTCTATTAATGGCACCAGTTATTCTGGTGCAGTAAATTTTGCACTGGCAACTGAGGTTGGCAACACAAATTGGTTGCAACATGGTTCTCCAGTCCTTCAAGGATCCGCAAATGGATTCAATCCCACCAATTATGAACAAGCACAACATTTGATGGGTTTGATTCCTCAAAACATTGATCAGTCTCTATATGGAATTCCTGTTGCCAATTCAAGAGGAAGCCTGAGCCAACTTCCACTGGTGGGAACAAAGAAGCCTACAGTACAGCCAATGCCAACCTTTACTGGTTCATTTCCGGCTAATGAATGTGCTGAATTGTCAGGTCAAGTCAGTGGGCAGGATGGGACTTCCATTCATAGACTGACTCTGCAAGGTGAAAGCTTGTTTGGTCACACCGTAAGTCAAGCTCTATCTAATGCAGTAAATACTGAGAACCTTCAGCAAGCAAATAATGTGCAAGAAGGTTCAGCTTTCCAGGATTTCTGCAGCAGACTGGATGTAACCATTCACACAGAGACCTCACAGGAGAAAGTTGCGACACAAGCTTCTTCACAACGGAATGAAGTTGGTTTAGATCCTACAGAAGAAAGAATTCTGTTTGGTTCAGACAGCAGTATATGGGGTTCCTTTTCCAAGAGCCCTAATAGGAATGAGGAAGGTGTTAATCTGTTTGACAGTGCAGGATTGCTAACTGGATCTCCTTCTATCCAAGGTGGTACTTGGAGTGCTCTTATGCAGTCGGCTGTTGCAGAAACTTCGAGCAGTGATATAGGTCTGCAGGAGGAATGTAGTGGTTTGAATTTTCACAGTGCTGAAATTCCTTCAGGGAATCAGAATCTGATGTATAACAGTGGGACACATAAATCATCTTCTGCTGAAAACAAGTTGCCCCTAGCACCATCCTTGAATTCTTTTTCTGTTCGGCCATCTGATAGCATCATTATGAATAACGGCTTCCACAACGTCCAGGGGCACAGGTTTCCATATGAGCAAGGTCAGAATCTGCAAGCAAATTCTCAAAGACCTGTCCAGTCATCACATGGAGGAAGCAAGTGGCCAGATTTCGGTCCACTGCAGACGTCAGTTGCTGAATCAAGCCAGATACTTAGCAATACTTCACATCCTCTTGATACAGAAATGATTTCTGGAAGGGGTTCTAGGTCCTTGACACCTGAGCATGGTGGAGCTAGACAACCATGGATGAAATCAGCTAGTTTGGGTGTTCTTGGGTCAGCAGTACCCTCTGGAGGTGCAGCTTTTAGTATGTTGAGTGAGAACTTATCAAAACGGTTGCAGGACAAGAATCAGATGAAGTGCATCCAAGACAAAGTCTTTCATGGTGGTATGACATTGAAATCTAATTCACACAGTAATTCTGCTGTTGATATGGAGCATGTGGGATCATCTATGGCTAGTCCACGGGGGAATTCAGAGGTTTTTAGTTCGTATCACTCTGCCACAGCTCCAAACTCAAGTACAATGAAGTGCTCATCCCCTTGCGTTGATGGTAATGAGTTCACAGTGCATGAGGTGGAGAACAGTGATAAGAAGGATAATTCAAATGACAGCTCTCACTCTAACCTACTTCCTCATTCTTCTGCTGGTGGGGTTACGGAAAATGCTTTATCAGATGCCAGTGCTTCAAGGTGTCTCATGGGGAAGCAGAAGTTGTCTGATCAGGGTGGTCAGAAAAATTCTTGGCCTCCAAAGTTTCAGTATCATCCCTTGGGAAACTCATCGAACTTGGATGATGATGCTGATCCTTCTCGCAGCATGGAGCAATCTACTCATTCTCAGTCTATAATGCAGCACAATCCCCAGCATGGCCAATCAAAAGTTTTTGGTCAGGTTCCTCACAGTCTGGCAGAACTGGAGAAG GGGCAATTGTCTGATGTTTTGATGGATGACAAAGGCTCTAGTGAGGTCCATTGTCAAAGCAGCTTTCTTGGTGGTGGATCTAATATTCCTGGGCCCTTAAACAGATCTCTTGACTCACATTCACCTAATAAAGCTGCGGAATCTAG TCCAAACATGCTACAGCTTATTCAGAAGGTGGACCAGTCGAGAGAGTGTGGTTCCAGGGCAGAGTTAGGTCATTCTGAAAAAAAAGCATCATCTAGGATGCCTGAAGCAGCAGAGAATTCTGATGAGTCTGTTGGTCATCACCTGAGGAGTCAGTCTGCTTCCTCTCAAGGCTATGGTCTACAACTTGGCCCTCCATCCCGACGTGCATCAGTCCGAAACCATTCTTTGACATCTCAGCGCCCGATCCAAGCTTTTAGCTCTTCACATTATAGTCATGCTACTGTTGACACTGGTGAGAAGAATCAAGGACCAATGCACCCCCCTCATCAGGCTCAATCCGTACTTTCACCTTCTGATCCATCCCAGGAAGGATTGAAGAATATAGGATTTGGTATTGCAGGAAGTACCAATAATGTAACTTCTATGTATGCAATGCCCGGAAACCTTTCTCCAGCGTTTGATTCTCATTCTGGTTTTCCCTATAGGGGAGGTCAGCTTAAAATTCCAAATGTGGCTAGGACTACTGCACAACTCCCAACAAATCAATCCTTGAGTGTATCCTTTGATAAGCATGCTTCCTCTCATACAGAGAAAGGTGACTCTTGCAGAGGATCTGCAAATGGTCAGTCTGTGGAGGCTGACAAGTTACAAGATAAGCCTATCCTCTCCGCAGGCAAGTCTCAATTGAGTAACACCAATCGTACAGTGGAAAGTATCTTTACCAATCAAGTTACATCCCAAGAGCCAGTATTAGTTTCTCAGGCGTTAGTGTCTGGCATCGGTCAGCAGGGTACGTATTCAAAAATGTCATCCGGTATATGGGGTACTTTTCCACCACCTCAGCAAGCTTTTGGCTCTCAGTATAGCAAGGATTCTTCTCATATTTTCCAATCACATCAAATGAATATTGTGGAGTCGTCATTATCTGCTCCTGGGGGGCAAAGTGATCAATACTTGAATAGAGGTAATTTTGCATCCCAGATTGGTACTAGCTCAGTGAATTCCCTGGTTTCTTCTGAAGGGGAAGAACAGCGACCAAAGGAAAGTCATTCTCAGCAAATATCAGTGACAAATGTTGACCACATCCAGAAGATGAATGATTCACAGGGTAGAGAACCTTTTATCAAGTATATCTTGGGAGGATCTGCTGCAAATGCTGCATCTATGCAGAGAGATATTGAAGCCTTTGGCCGAACTTTGAAGCCCAACCTTTCAAATCAGAACTATTCCCTATTAAACCAAGTGCAGGCTATCAAACATGTGGAGGTCGATCCAAGCAATAGGGACTTCAAGAGAATGAAAGTAGCAGACAGCAGTACAGGTGCTCCACAAGTTTCTTCTGGGGACACTGAAATGTTGGGAGTCTCTGTGCCAGAGGATTTGCAAAGAAGCATTTCATCTCAACAAGGGAGAAAAATGTCTCCTCATGATGTACTTGCAGTTCATCAGGTGGATTCTCAGAGCAGCGGTCACAGCAATGATACAAATTCCGTTACGCTTGAACAAACACAAAATGGTTCTCAGTTGGAACCTTCCTGGTTAAATCAGTGCAGAACCTTAAAAAATGGGCAGATGTTACATACGTATGATGCTCGTAGAGCTGCTGCAATGAAGACAGTGGAACAACCTTTGACTCTTGGGAAGTCTTCCAGTAGTTTGCATGCACTTAATTCTATGGTGCAAATAGTGCCTGCAACTTCTGAGAGAAGTACAATTGGTAATATTGAACCTAATTCTGTCCCCAGCTCTGCTGCAATTGACCATTGTTCTTCTCCAACATTGCCAGTGAATTTTGATCATCAGCACCTAATTTCGAAACCCATGAAGCGCAAACGTGCTACATCTGAAAATACTCCTTGGCATAAAGAAGTTTTAGCAGATTCACGGAGCAGTCAGACAATCAG CCTGGCAGAAAGAGAGTGGGCTAGAGCTGCTAATAGGCTTACTGAAAAG GTTATAGAAGGCATTGGTTTTAATGAGGAAGGGGCCCCAGGGGTTAAAGCTAAAAGAAGGGCTATATTGACCACTCAGCTTATGCAGCAACTACTCCCCTCTCCCCCTGCAGTAATTCTTTCTGCAGAAGCTAATTCAGAGTATGAGAGTGTGGGTTACTCCATCTCTAGATCGTCATTGGGGGATGCATGCAGCATGCTTTCTTGCTCAAATGCTGATCGTAATATGTCTTGTGATGACAAAGAACT GCTTCCCAAAGGGTGCATTACTTCTCAGAGGATTAATAAACATGATTTTGCCAAAACATTAGAAGAGTTACAGGGAAGAGCGAGGAGATTGGAAAGTGATTTTATGAG ACTGGACAAGAGAGCATCGGTATTAGATGTGACAGTGGATGGGCAAGACCAAGAGAAGTTCGGCGTTATTAATCGGTATGCTAGGTTTCTTGGTCGGGGGCAATATGATGGTATTCCTCAGAGATACGTCACAGCGCTTCCAATACCAAAAGATCTGCCTAGTGGGGTGCACTGTCTTTCTCTATGA
- the LOC107023088 gene encoding transmembrane protein adipocyte-associated 1 homolog isoform X1, producing MTNFSGAFSITEVSSPTEAGPARTGTGTGTAGRDDFIFRLSSSATACHGFWHDVILVLPSVLFVLYLGFHARSNIKKLSHRRSFVMIGYYGLLWFAVLLNLCWCFLQVWQCTPGKQVAWNLLSLFATSAMLFLEISIVAFLLKENYASCLETLSRTFMVSGLFVGVDLLLKAIYIFGLGIPLFLDMEIADRGKWRVWSTNKLLLTAAYGYILFVHFSKWRDKLPPRPAFYNYVIVMFVTSAVMLFACGLAGIRGGFGLWLYNLTVVCYHSLYLPFLYVTFLADFFKEEDWLLDSAYYSEMKDAGFFDADGE from the exons ATGACAAATTTTAGTGGAGCATTTTCCATCACTGAAGTTTCATCTCCCACCGAAGCAGGTCCGGCCCGAACCGGAACCGGAACCGGAACTGCCGGTAGAGATGACTTCATATTCCGGTTGTCCAGCTCAGCAACTGCGTGCCATGGGTTCTGGCACGATGTGATACTGGTATTACCATCGGTTTTGTTCGTACTGTACTTAGGGTTTCATGCTAGGAGCAACATTAAGAAGCTCAGTCATCGTCGGTCTTTTGTAATGATTGGATACTATGGACTTTTGTGGTTTGCTGTTCTTTTAAACCTTTGTTGGTGCTTTCTTCAG GTATGGCAGTGCACTCCAGGGAAGCAGGTGGCTTGGAATCTTTTATCGTTGTTTGCAACGTCTGCAATGCTATTTCTGGAGATTAGCATAGTGGCATTCTTACTTAAGGAGAATTATGCGAGCTGTTTGGAAACTTTATCACGTACTTTCATGGTTTCAGGCCTTTTTGTTGGCGTGGATTTACTGTTAAAG gcaatttatatatttggaCTTGGTATTCCACTTTTCCTTGACATGGAAATAGCTGATAGGGGGAAGTGGCGTGTCTGGAGCACCAACAAGCTTCTTCTTACTGCAGCTTATGGCTACATATTGTTTGTGCATTTCTCAAAGTGGAGAGATAAGCTGCCTC CACGTCCAGCCTTTTACAATTACGTCATCGTCATGTTTGTGACAAGTGCTGTAATGTTATTTGCCTGTGGGCTTGCAGGCATTAGGGGTGGTTTTGGACTTTG GTTGTATAATTTGACTGTAGTTTGTTATCACTCGCTTTATCTTCCATTTCTTTACGTGACGTTCCTGGCTGATTTTTTCAAG GAGGAAGATTGGCTTCTGGACAGCGCATACTACTCAGAGATGAAAGATGCAGGATTTTTTGATGCAGACGGGGAGTAA
- the LOC107023088 gene encoding uncharacterized protein LOC107023088 isoform X2, which yields MTNFSGAFSITEVSSPTEAGPARTGTGTGTAGRDDFIFRLSSSATACHGFWHDVILVLPSVLFVLYLGFHARSNIKKLSHRRSFVMIGYYGLLWFAVLLNLCWCFLQVWQCTPGKQVAWNLLSLFATSAMLFLEISIVAFLLKENYASCLETLSRTFMVSGLFVGVDLLLKAIYIFGLGIPLFLDMEIADRGKWRVWSTNKLLLTAAYGYILFVHFSKWRDKLPPRPAFYNYVIVMFVTSAVMLFACGLAGIRGGFGLWYRQLCFRYYYSSKINSVFSTELTYGNRSTLQVIYPD from the exons ATGACAAATTTTAGTGGAGCATTTTCCATCACTGAAGTTTCATCTCCCACCGAAGCAGGTCCGGCCCGAACCGGAACCGGAACCGGAACTGCCGGTAGAGATGACTTCATATTCCGGTTGTCCAGCTCAGCAACTGCGTGCCATGGGTTCTGGCACGATGTGATACTGGTATTACCATCGGTTTTGTTCGTACTGTACTTAGGGTTTCATGCTAGGAGCAACATTAAGAAGCTCAGTCATCGTCGGTCTTTTGTAATGATTGGATACTATGGACTTTTGTGGTTTGCTGTTCTTTTAAACCTTTGTTGGTGCTTTCTTCAG GTATGGCAGTGCACTCCAGGGAAGCAGGTGGCTTGGAATCTTTTATCGTTGTTTGCAACGTCTGCAATGCTATTTCTGGAGATTAGCATAGTGGCATTCTTACTTAAGGAGAATTATGCGAGCTGTTTGGAAACTTTATCACGTACTTTCATGGTTTCAGGCCTTTTTGTTGGCGTGGATTTACTGTTAAAG gcaatttatatatttggaCTTGGTATTCCACTTTTCCTTGACATGGAAATAGCTGATAGGGGGAAGTGGCGTGTCTGGAGCACCAACAAGCTTCTTCTTACTGCAGCTTATGGCTACATATTGTTTGTGCATTTCTCAAAGTGGAGAGATAAGCTGCCTC CACGTCCAGCCTTTTACAATTACGTCATCGTCATGTTTGTGACAAGTGCTGTAATGTTATTTGCCTGTGGGCTTGCAGGCATTAGGGGTGGTTTTGGACTTTGGTATAGACAACTTTGCTTCCGTTACTATTACTCTTCCAAAATCAATAGTGTCTTTTCAACTGAATTGACATATGGGAATCGTTCAACTTTGCAG GTAATCTACCCGGACTAG
- the LOC107021008 gene encoding biotin carboxyl carrier protein of acetyl-CoA carboxylase 1, chloroplastic-like, whose product MASFSVPCPKISVLSVASSSNLSSTHQPQSSLSFRSGPALLPRIQGSSRIQSQVFKVNAQLNEVAIDKSNNSKPVSEKSLEEVSKTEYSIPDASSIQAFMSQAADLVELVDSRDIVELQLKQNNCEILIRKKAALPQPPVYMAPPSVPQAFVQQQLPPASAPAPAAPAVAALPPPAPSKPKSSHPPMKCPMAGTFYRSPAPGAAPFVKVGDKVQKGQVVCIIEAMKLMNEIEADQAGTIVDIVAEDGKPVSVDTPLFVIEP is encoded by the exons ATGGCTTCTTTCAGTGTCCCTTGTCCTAAGATTTCTGTCCTCTCTGTTGCTTCATCATCCAATTTAAGCTCGACCCATCAGCCCCAGAGCTCCCTTTCCTTCAGATCCGGTCCTGCATTGCTCCCTCGTATTCAG GGGTCCAGTCGCATCCAATCTCAGGTGTTTAAGGTGAATGCCCAGCTGAATGAG GTTGCTATTGACAAGTCGAACAATTCAAAACCAGTTTCTGAGAAAAGCTTGGAGGAAGTCTCCAAGACTGAATACAGTATTCCAGATGCTTCATCCATTCAAGCATTCATGTCTCAGGCAGCTGATCTTGTGGA GCTTGTGGATTCAAGGGACATTGTGGAGCTGCAGCTAAAGCAAAACAATTGTGAAATTCTTATAAGGAAGAAGGCGGCATTGCCCCAGCCGCCTGTTTATATGGCCCCACCATCTGTTCCACAGGCCTTTGTTCAGCAACAGTTGCCTCCTGCAAGTGCCCCTGCTCCTGCAGCTCCAGCAGTTGCTGCACTTCCTCCACCTGCACCTTCAAAGCCTAAATCCTCACATCCTCCAATGAAATGTCCCATGGCCGGAACATTCTATCGATCACCTGCCCCAGGGGCAGCACCTTTTGTAAAG GTAGGTGACAAGGTCCAGAAAGGGCAAGTGGTCTGCATTATTGAGGCtatgaaattgatgaatgaAATTGAG GCTGATCAAGCTGGAACCATAGTTGACATAGTTGCAGAGGATGGTAAGCCCGTTAGTGTGGACACG CCTCTATTTGTCATTGAACCATGA
- the LOC107021317 gene encoding uncharacterized protein LOC107021317 isoform X2, translating to MESKVLPITPAPFPSLSAFPVSSDEATNWNIQSPAAKSPAPPTTPSTPSSFQDIRRWRPAAQRNLRNQWSKLSSLRTQWLSLSSTARSHATYVVNSYLSQRYMDAMELGVLTEMPDIRIKARRKLFKQQEANRSKLLSSYKDMVAVVTQMVNVSKSMRCYLKGASGTSLTEFSCFPGNLNDTGDCDGIPVFTFWSIFDFEKLAEELVQMFVSETNLKRLLVMELCSIGSENFSQVDRLKWSDHFYVGEFDDLRICDSNSNEVLKQLEPKVESCNSQSTTMQSNSQLERNVLQVYLTTWLAEVNVDRFRIGELLAMVGEEMHVTIS from the exons ATGGAGTCCAAAGTCCTCCCAATTACTCCGGCGCCGTTTCCGTCACTTTCTGCCTTTCCGGTTTCTTCCGATGAAGCCACGAACTGGAATATTCAAAGTCCGGCTGCAAAATCGCCGGCGCCACCAACAACGCCATCGACGCCGTCATCCTTTCAAGATATACGGCGATGGAGACCGGCGGCGCAACGAAACCTGAGAAACCAGTGGTCGAAGTTGTCTTCTCTTCGAACGCAATGGCTTTCTTTATCCTCCACTGCTCGATCACACGCCACTTATGTTGTAAATTCTTATCTCTCCCAAAG ATATATGGATGCAATGGAGTTAGGTGTATTGACAGAGATGCCTGATATACGTATAAAAGCACGTAGGAAATTGTTCAAGCAGCAG GAGGCTAATAGGAGTAAGCTCTTGTCATCTTACAAAGATATG GTTGCTGTTGTAACTCAGATGGTCAATGTTTCTAAATCAATGAGGTGTTATCTCAAAGGAGCAAGTGGCACCTCACTTACTGAGTTTTCTTGCTTCCCTGGAAACCTGAATGACACTGGTGATTGTGATGGGATTCCTGTTTTCACCTTTTGGTCAATCTTTGATTTCG AGAAACTGGCAGAGGAGCTGGTCCAGATGTTTGTGTCAGAAACAAATCTAAAG CGGTTGCTAGTGATGGAACTATGCTCCATTGGTTCCGAGAATTTTTCACAAGTTGACAGGCTGAAATGGAGTGATCATTTCTATGTTGGAGAGTTTGATGATCTACGCATATGTGATTCAAACTCAAACGAGGTTCTTAAGCAACTCGAGCCCAAGGTAGAGAGCTGCAATTCTCAGTCTACCACCATGCAATCAAATAGTCAACTTGAGAGGAACGTTCTCCAG GTTTACTTAACAACCTGGCTCGCAGAGGTCAATGTCGATAGATTCAG GATAGGTGAATTACTTGCTATGGTAGGTGAGGAGATGCATGTTACCATATCATGA